In Erigeron canadensis isolate Cc75 chromosome 1, C_canadensis_v1, whole genome shotgun sequence, a single window of DNA contains:
- the LOC122579869 gene encoding 3-ketoacyl-CoA synthase 5-like yields MFKFAKESHMYLILTLVTISFFLHDLLMSILVSNYNISIFILIITILAFYFVTKPRTVYLLDFACFKPPPMYRIPYATAYEHGHILLAKLQPESYAFQAKIFERAGLGEETSCPGALHYLPPNPSLKDAREETELVIFSALDSLFKQTKISPEDIDILILNCSLFITTPSLSAMVIHKYKMRSNVKSYNLSGMGCSAGLISIDLAKHLLQVHPESYALVISTEIITPNSYMGKERSMLLPNCLFRMGGATVLLTNKKSVRKHAKYSLLHVVRTHKGADDKSYGCVTQEEDEEGHVGISLNLDLMVIAAKTLKLNISILGSLVLPLSEKLHFLLNLVERKIFKLKKKPYIPDFKKAFDHYCIHAGGRAVIDEIQKSLKLTAEHVEASKMTLYRWGNTSSSSLWYELGYIEAKGRMEKGDKVWQIGFGSGFKCNSVVWKCNRDIDEIPKTGAWADCIHKYPVCVPEVVKI; encoded by the coding sequence ATGTTTAAGTTTGCAAAAGAATCACACATGTATCTCATCCTAACCCTAGTAACCATCTCTTTTTTTCTACATGATCTCTTAATGTCTATCTTAGTCAGCAACTACAATAtctctatatttatactaattatCACTATCTTGGCCTTCTACTTCGTGACCAAGCCTCGAACCGTCTACTTACTTGATTTTGCTTGTTTTAAGCCTCCCCCAATGTATAGGATACCCTATGCCACTGCATACGAACATGGACACATCTTATTAGCCAAATTGCAGCCCGAAAGCTATGCATTCCAAGCTAAGATCTTTGAGCGGGCTGGGTTGGGTGAAGAAACAAGTTGTCCTGGAGCATTACATTACTTACCACCAAATCCAAGTTTAAAGGATGCTAGAGAAGAGACCGAATTAGTCATTTTCTCGGCTTTGGATTCTTTGTTCAAGCAAACGAAGATTAGTCCTGAAGATATCGATATTTTAATCTTGAACTGCAGCCTTTTTATTACTACCCCGTCTCTTTCAGCTATGGTGATTCATAAGTACAAAATGAGAAGTAATGTGAAGAGCTATAACTTGTCAGGAATGGGGTGTAGTGCCGGTCTAATTTCCATTGACTTGGCTAAACACCTCCTTCAAGTTCATCCTGAATCTTATGCACTAGTTATAAGCACTGAAATTATTACCCCTAATTCTTATATGGGTAAAGAAAGATCGATGCTCCTCCCAAACTGTCTGTTCAGGATGGGAGGTGCAACGGTCCTTCTGACGAACAAAAAGTCCGTACGTAAACATGCAAAGTACAGCCTTTTGCATGTGGTACGGACACACAAAGGTGCCGATGATAAATCTTATGGTTGTGTTACacaagaagaagatgaagaaggccATGTAGGAATATCCCTCAATTTGGATCTCATGGTAATAGCAGCTAAAACCTTGAAATTAAACATTAGCATACTCGGATCATTAGTTCTTCCATTATCCGAAAAACTTCACTTTCTTTTGAACCTAGTTGAGAGGAAAATCTTTAAGCTTAAAAAGAAACCATACATTCCTGATTTCAAAAAGGCGTTCGACCATTATTGTATCCACGCAGGAGGACGGGCAGTTATTGATGAAATCCAAAAGAGCTTGAAGTTAACCGCTGAACACGTGGAGGCGTCCAAGATGACATTGTATCGGTGGGGGAACACATCTTCGTCGTCGTTATGGTATGAGCTCGGATACATAGAAGCAAAAGGAAGGATGGAGAAAGGTGACAAGGTTTGGCAAATCGGCTTTGGAAGTGGGTTTAAGTGTAACAGTGTTGtttggaaatgtaatagagacaTTGATGAAATCCCGAAAACTGGAGCATGGGCCGATTGCATTCATAAGTACCCTGTTTGTGTCCCAGAAGTGGTTAAGATTTAA